The Diceros bicornis minor isolate mBicDic1 chromosome 14, mDicBic1.mat.cur, whole genome shotgun sequence genome segment CACAACCTGTGTCAGGTCCTCCTGCCTGGAGACTCACGACGCGACCGCAGTTCTCACTCCCACTGCGTGTCCGGTTTCCAGAGAAGACAATCAGCGTCTCCGCGGTTCCGGTTATAAAGTCTCCACCACCGTCGGGAACTCAGATTCTCCCCAGACTCCGAAGAGCGAGGTTATGGCGCCCGGAACCCTCCTCCTGCTGCTCTCGGGGGCCCTGTTCCTGACCGAGACCTGGGCGGGTGAGCGCGGGGTCGGGAGGAAACCGGCTCTGCGGGGAGCGGGGCGAGGGGACCGTGCCGCGGGAGTGCAGGACCCCCGGGGAAGGCGCGTCTCGGCGGACACCTGCCCAGAGCCCTTCACCCACCTCATCCCTCCCTGTCCTGACCCCCACCTTCTCCCGCTGCCGCTTCCGCCCACTCCGATTCCCCGCCCTTCGTCCGCCGCCCATTTTCCATCTCACgactccctctcccccacccccttctctctCCCGTCAACCTCCGACCCGGCACCCGCGCCGGGAGGAGGGTCGGGCCGGGTCTcaggccctcccctcccccaggctcccacTCCCTGAGGTATTTCTTCACTGGCGTGTCCCGGCCCGGCCGCGGGGAGCCCCGCTTCATCGCCGTCGGCTACGTGGACGACACGCAGTTCGTGCGGTTCGACAGCGACGCCGCGAGTCCGAGGGCGGAGCCGCGGGCGCCGTGggtggagcaggagggacaggagtATTGGGAGGAGCAGACCCGGATCTACAAGGAGCAAACACAGAATTTTGGAAGGAGGCTGAACACCATCCCCGGCTACTACAACCAGAGCCAGGCCGGTGAGCCACGCGGGCCCGGGTCCAGGTCACGACCCCCATCCCCACGGACGGACCGGGGTCTCCCAGAGTCTCCGGGTCGGAGATTCACCCCGAGGCTGCGGGACCCTCCCGGCCCCCCCGACTCGGGAAAAGCCGGCGGGGACTTTGCCGTGGTTTCATTTTCGGTTTAGGTTGAATCCCTGCGGGTGgtcggggcgggggcggggccacgTGAGCGGGGCTGACCGCGGGGCGGGGTCAGGGTCTCACACCCTACAGAGGCTGGTTGGCTGCGACGTGGGGCCGGACGGGCGCTTCCTCCGCGGATACAGTCGGGACGCCTACGACGGCGCCGATTACATCGCCCTGAGTGAGGACCTGCACTCCTGGACCGCGGCGGATACGGTGGCTCAGATCACGCGGCGCAAGTGGGAGACGGCCGGTGAGGTGGAGAGCTGCAGGGCCTACCTGGAGGGCACGTGCGTGGAGTGGCTCCACAGACACCTGGAGAACGGGAAGGAGACGCTGAAGCGTAAGGGTAGGAGAGGCTGCGGGGCCTTCGGATTTCCTctcgggctggggctggcatcCCATAGAGAGGGCAGGAAAATGAGTTGACAGCTGAGTATGCGCAGCCCATGGGTTCGGAGACTGAGTCTGCCAGGGTTTTCAGATCCGGTACCAGAGAGTGACTGCACCAGAGGGCCTGCCTTTCTCTCAGGGACATTAAGGGGTCCAGTCTCTCCAGCGATGGAGGGGGAAGCCATCCCTGAAATAACTGACAAGCAGTTCCCTTTGTCTTTGGCAGCCGCTCTGGGACTTTGTCGCTCAGGGCTTGTTCTTCGTCCCCTCGCCCTCGCCCTGTGTGCTTGAGGTCTGAGCAGGTTTTCCGAGTCATTTCGCCTCCACCCAGGTCAGGACCAGAAACCTCTTTACTCCTCTTCAGAGACCTGTCTCTGACCCTGGGCTGTCTTACCCTGAATCCAGAAATTTCCAAGGAGTGGAGATTATTTTAGATCCCTGTGTCTAGGCTGGCATCTGGGTGTTgtgctcccttcccccaccccagttGCCCT includes the following:
- the LOC131413872 gene encoding saoe class I histocompatibility antigen, A alpha chain-like isoform X3, whose translation is MAPGTLLLLLSGALFLTETWAGSHSLRYFFTGVSRPGRGEPRFIAVGYVDDTQFVRFDSDAASPRAEPRAPWVEQEGQEYWEEQTRIYKEQTQNFGRRLNTIPGYYNQSQAGSHTLQRLVGCDVGPDGRFLRGYSRDAYDGADYIALSEDLHSWTAADTVAQITRRKWETAGEVESCRAYLEGTCVEWLHRHLENGKETLKRKEPPKTHVTHHPISDREVTLRCWGLDFYPAEITLTWQRDGEDQTQDMELVETRPAGDGTFQKWAAVVVPSGDEQRYTCHVQHEGLPEPLTLRWEPPPESTIPIVGIIAGLVVFVVIVTVVAGVVIWRKNRSGCFLPTGGKGGSYTQAAT
- the LOC131413872 gene encoding class I histocompatibility antigen, Gogo-B*0101 alpha chain-like isoform X1; its protein translation is MAPGTLLLLLSGALFLTETWAGSHSLRYFFTGVSRPGRGEPRFIAVGYVDDTQFVRFDSDAASPRAEPRAPWVEQEGQEYWEEQTRIYKEQTQNFGRRLNTIPGYYNQSQAGSHTLQRLVGCDVGPDGRFLRGYSRDAYDGADYIALSEDLHSWTAADTVAQITRRKWETAGEVESCRAYLEGTCVEWLHRHLENGKETLKRKEPPKTHVTHHPISDREVTLRCWGLDFYPAEITLTWQRDGEDQTQDMELVETRPAGDGTFQKWAAVVVPSGDEQRYTCHVQHEGLPEPLTLRWEPPPESTIPIVGIIAGLVVFVVIVTVVAGVVIWRKNRSGCFLPTGGKGGSYTQAASKPLTTAHGSVYSCISDHFFFRVKDLPKSPNSICISY
- the LOC131413872 gene encoding class I histocompatibility antigen, Gogo-B*0101 alpha chain-like isoform X2 gives rise to the protein MAPGTLLLLLSGALFLTETWAGSHSLRYFFTGVSRPGRGEPRFIAVGYVDDTQFVRFDSDAASPRAEPRAPWVEQEGQEYWEEQTRIYKEQTQNFGRRLNTIPGYYNQSQAGSHTLQRLVGCDVGPDGRFLRGYSRDAYDGADYIALSEDLHSWTAADTVAQITRRKWETAGEVESCRAYLEGTCVEWLHRHLENGKETLKRKEPPKTHVTHHPISDREVTLRCWGLDFYPAEITLTWQRDGEDQTQDMELVETRPAGDGTFQKWAAVVVPSGDEQRYTCHVQHEGLPEPLTLRWEPPPESTIPIVGIIAGLVVFVVIVTVVAGVVIWRKNRSGCFLPTGGKGGSYTQAARSHSAQGSDVSLTAA